Proteins encoded by one window of Nasonia vitripennis strain AsymCx chromosome 5, Nvit_psr_1.1, whole genome shotgun sequence:
- the LOC100117539 gene encoding putative ankyrin repeat protein RF_0381 isoform X5, with amino-acid sequence MAVWYGFKAMVRILLDAGADANVIDEEYSSPLHLAAKVEPYAGDSKCNYDIAKMLVDAGADVDAVDYQAISPLHWAVMRGNYDVAGLLLDKGANADVMDDNFVTPLHWSVRDLNIEFVKRLIKAGANVDMVDCHGMTCLHYAVKARFNEMVWLLLSAGATPNCTDGQGYSPLHWAVREESLELVQILLEAGADVNIQDDQDTEGLSALQVAAELGLKDIILLLLSHGADVKAKCNRGCSVLYYAAMCKRINFHVDDELYVELLRLLLDHGAEIGDSSCSVKTSFDSALLYWNEQAVRLFIERGVDLRKCILGNSKSSSLYDAALNNGKSVLKFLVDSGHFNIEQKYGSGLTALHLASFWNKFNCVKFLLKRGANINNNNVFGETPLYSAIQNGHAESVRLLLTYDADVNVKTTRNQTILSAALETSRQDIVLYVVRHIAKVEAQQLRVERENLRLIASFEDLHDFYEKCRTELALMEGSYIHGIITFFDILTARDIGKYARNEHVVRTFDTVDLSEYFPIYQDLLIERFDKEMKRQVLMKQAMAGLSRILRCDADTFHVLFYNVFRYLGTKDLRNLVDV; translated from the exons ATGGCCGTCTGGTATGGATTCAAGGCTATGGTTCGAATATTACTTGATGCTGGTGCAGATGCAAATGTCATCGATGAAGAGTATTCTAGTCCCTTACATTTGGCTGCTAAAGTGGAACCGTATGCTG GGGACAGCAAATGTAATTACGACATTGCAAAGATGTTAGTGGACGCAGGGGCGGACGTGGATGCGGTGGATTATCAGGCGATCAGTCCACTGCACTGGGCAGTAATGCGGGGTAATTACGACGTGGCTGGTCTGCTGTTGGATAAGGGCGCAAACGCCGACGTGATGGATGACAACTTCGTGACTCCGCTGCACTGGTCAGTGCGTGACCTCAATATCGAGTTCGTAAAGCGACTCATCAAGGCTGGGGCTAACGTCGACATGGTCGACTGCCATGGTATGACATGTCTGCACTACGCTGTCAAAGCGCGCTTTAACGAGATGGTCTGGCTGCTGTTGTCTGCTGGAGCAACTCCCAACTGCACCGATGGCCAAGGTTACAGTCCTCTGCACTGGGCTGTACGCGAGGAGAGCTTGGAGTTAGTACAGATTCTGCTGGAAGCTGGTGCTGACGTTAATATTCAAGATGACCAAGATACGGAGGGTCTCTCTGCTCTGCAG GTCGCCGCAGAATTGGGTTTGAAGGACATAATCCTACTACTCTTGAGTCACGGCGCAGACGTAAAGGCCAAGTGCAACCGTGGTTGCAGTGTACTCTACTATGCGGCTATGTGCAAGCGCATCAACTTCCACGTCGACGACGAACTCTACGTTGAACTACTGCGACTACTTCTCGATCATGGCGCGGAGATTGGCGACAGTAGTTGCAGTGTCAAAACTTCTTTTGACAGCGCACTCCTCTACTGGAACGAACAAGCTGTCCGTCTGTTCATAGAACGGGGTGTTGATCTGAGAAAATGCATTCTAGGGAACAGCAAGAGCTCGTCGCTCTACGATGCGGCCCTCAACAACGGCAAAAGCGTGCTTAAGTTCCTCGTCGACAGTGGCCACTTCAACATAGAACAGAAGTACGGTTCAGGGCTCACGGCCCTGCATCTCGCCTCCTTTTGGAATAAGTTCAATTGCGTCAAATTCCTGCTGAAACGCGGCGCAaacatcaacaacaacaatgtGTTCGGCGAGACACCACTCTACTCGGCCATTCAAAATGGGCACGCAGAGTCGGTCCGGTTACTGCTCACGTACGACGCCGATGTCAACGTGAAAACCACCAGGAATCAGACTATTCTCAGTGCAGCCCTCGAGACCAGCAGGCAGGACATCGTCCTTTATGTGGTTAGGCACATAGCTAAGGTCGAGGCACAACAGCTCCGAGTCGAGCGGGAGAACTTGCGACTGATTGCCAGTTTTGAAGACCTGCATGACTTTTATGAAAAGTGCAGGACAGAGTTGGCGCTCATGGAAGGCTCGTACATTCACGGTATCATCACATTCTTTGACATACTTACAGCTCGAGACATTGGAAAGTATGCGCGTAACGAGCATGTCGTTCGAACTTTCGACACGGTAGACCTTTCGGAATACTTTCCGATTTACCAGGATCTGCTGATCGAAAGATTCGACAAAGAAATGAAGCGACAGGTGTTGATGAAGCAAGCTATGGCAGGCCTCAGTCGCATACTCAGGTGCGATGCTGACACCTTCCATGTGCTCTTTTACAACGTCTTCCGTTACCTTGGTACAAAAGATCTACGAAATCTAGTAGACGTTTGa
- the LOC100678969 gene encoding uncharacterized protein LOC100678969 isoform X2 has product MARMLSCLRGFLLGFVVVLGFSGAIVATGSGVFLYQLHEYSLLTPTGVDGPPATLLGLGLLTCVLAWFIWQFDYSSKSQVISLAALITIVGLIEAGVGIWALVRHQETYKLPDKLVQKAVVALNDPKSEDIWHRMHVRLNCCGVNGASEDFRQHHKHVPWSCCYEPTEVEDDRKKCERGCLHPMIHRTQSTLLYVFLLALGSVVLKACIVSVAWCYAKAIMEGMERRRKEITTAAAAAARASSIEEQRNSANLSPLVEKSRMRTP; this is encoded by the exons ATGGCACGGATGCTCTCTTGCCTCCGTGGCTTTCTCCTCGgcttcgtcgtcgtcctcgga TTCTCAGGGGCGATCGTTGCGACTGGTTCCGGCGTCTTCCTTTATCAACTGCACGAGTACTCGCTGCTGACTCCAACAGGCGTCGATGGGCCACCTGCTACTCTGCTGGGCTTGGGTCTACTCACTTGCGTTCTCGCCTGGTTCATTTGGCAGTTTGATTACAGCAGCAAGTCGCAAGTGATTTCg CTCGCCGCTCTCATAACGATAGTCGGCCTGATAGAGGCTGGCGTAGGAATTTGGGCCTTGGTCCGTCATCAAGAGACTTACAAGCTGCCGGACAAACTCGTTCAAAAAGCCGTCGTGGCGCTGAACGACCCAAAGAGCGAAGACATCTGGCACCGTATGCACGTGAGG TTGAATTGCTGCGGCGTCAACGGAGCAAGCGAAGACTTTAGACAGCATCATAAACACGTTCCATGGTCTTGTTGTTACGAACCTACTGAGGTCGAGGACGACAGGAAAAAATGCGAGCGAGGATGTCTCCATCCAATGATCCACAGGACTCAGTCGACTTTGCTCTACGTTTTTCTCCTGGCGCTCGGCTCCGTCGTTCTTAAG GCCTGCATCGTGTCGGTAGCTTGGTGCTACGCGAAAGCCATCATGGAGGGTATGGAGAGGCGAAGAAAGGAGATAACGACAGCTGCCGCAGCAGCGGCTCGCGCGAGCAGCATCGAGGAACAGCGCAACAGCGCGAACCTCAGTCCTCTGGTGGAGAAGTCCAGGATGCGAACACCTTAG
- the LOC100117539 gene encoding ankyrin-1 isoform X2 — translation MTWWTDLKQFISNGDSNGINSMLSQVSVADIRDDHDSNLLHYFTNTDNETIARQLIEAGCDINLKNRYGETPLMTAVESNNLKIAKLLLDAGAIHLNTNFIEEFGPLHMAVWYGFKAMVRILLDAGADANVIDEEYSSPLHLAAKVEPYAGDSKCNYDIAKMLVDAGADVDAVDYQAISPLHWAVMRGNYDVAGLLLDKGANADVMDDNFVTPLHWSVRDLNIEFVKRLIKAGANVDMVDCHGMTCLHYAVKARFNEMVWLLLSAGATPNCTDGQGYSPLHWAVREESLELVQILLEAGADVNIQDDQDTEGLSALQVAAELGLKDIILLLLSHGADVKAKCNRGCSVLYYAAMCKRINFHVDDELYVELLRLLLDHGAEIGDSSCSVKTSFDSALLYWNEQAVRLFIERGVDLRKCILGNSKSSSLYDAALNNGKSVLKFLVDSGHFNIEQKYGSGLTALHLASFWNKFNCVKFLLKRGANINNNNVFGETPLYSAIQNGHAESVRLLLTYDADVNVKTTRNQTILSAALETSRQDIVLYVVRHIAKVEAQQLRVERENLRLIASFEDLHDFYEKCRTELALMEGSYIHGIITFFDILTARDIGKYARNEHVVRTFDTVDLSEYFPIYQDLLIERFDKEMKRQVLMKQAMAGLSRILRCDADTFHVLFYNVFRYLGTKDLRNLVDV, via the exons ATGACG tgGTGGACTGATTTGAAGCAATTCATCAGCAATGGGGACAGCAATGGTATCAATTCTATGCTGAGCCAAGTTTCGGTGGCAGACATACGCGATGATCACGACAGTAACTTGTTgcattattttacaaacaCTGACAATGAGACTATCGCAAGACAGCTGATTGAAGCAGGCTGCGACATCAATCTCAAAAATCGGTATGGTGAAACACCACTGATGACAGCTGTTGAATCAAACAATCTCAAAATAGCTAAACTACTCCTTGATGCAGGAGCTATTCATCTGAATACAAACTTTATCGAAGAGTTTGGTCCCTTGCACATGGCCGTCTGGTATGGATTCAAGGCTATGGTTCGAATATTACTTGATGCTGGTGCAGATGCAAATGTCATCGATGAAGAGTATTCTAGTCCCTTACATTTGGCTGCTAAAGTGGAACCGTATGCTG GGGACAGCAAATGTAATTACGACATTGCAAAGATGTTAGTGGACGCAGGGGCGGACGTGGATGCGGTGGATTATCAGGCGATCAGTCCACTGCACTGGGCAGTAATGCGGGGTAATTACGACGTGGCTGGTCTGCTGTTGGATAAGGGCGCAAACGCCGACGTGATGGATGACAACTTCGTGACTCCGCTGCACTGGTCAGTGCGTGACCTCAATATCGAGTTCGTAAAGCGACTCATCAAGGCTGGGGCTAACGTCGACATGGTCGACTGCCATGGTATGACATGTCTGCACTACGCTGTCAAAGCGCGCTTTAACGAGATGGTCTGGCTGCTGTTGTCTGCTGGAGCAACTCCCAACTGCACCGATGGCCAAGGTTACAGTCCTCTGCACTGGGCTGTACGCGAGGAGAGCTTGGAGTTAGTACAGATTCTGCTGGAAGCTGGTGCTGACGTTAATATTCAAGATGACCAAGATACGGAGGGTCTCTCTGCTCTGCAG GTCGCCGCAGAATTGGGTTTGAAGGACATAATCCTACTACTCTTGAGTCACGGCGCAGACGTAAAGGCCAAGTGCAACCGTGGTTGCAGTGTACTCTACTATGCGGCTATGTGCAAGCGCATCAACTTCCACGTCGACGACGAACTCTACGTTGAACTACTGCGACTACTTCTCGATCATGGCGCGGAGATTGGCGACAGTAGTTGCAGTGTCAAAACTTCTTTTGACAGCGCACTCCTCTACTGGAACGAACAAGCTGTCCGTCTGTTCATAGAACGGGGTGTTGATCTGAGAAAATGCATTCTAGGGAACAGCAAGAGCTCGTCGCTCTACGATGCGGCCCTCAACAACGGCAAAAGCGTGCTTAAGTTCCTCGTCGACAGTGGCCACTTCAACATAGAACAGAAGTACGGTTCAGGGCTCACGGCCCTGCATCTCGCCTCCTTTTGGAATAAGTTCAATTGCGTCAAATTCCTGCTGAAACGCGGCGCAaacatcaacaacaacaatgtGTTCGGCGAGACACCACTCTACTCGGCCATTCAAAATGGGCACGCAGAGTCGGTCCGGTTACTGCTCACGTACGACGCCGATGTCAACGTGAAAACCACCAGGAATCAGACTATTCTCAGTGCAGCCCTCGAGACCAGCAGGCAGGACATCGTCCTTTATGTGGTTAGGCACATAGCTAAGGTCGAGGCACAACAGCTCCGAGTCGAGCGGGAGAACTTGCGACTGATTGCCAGTTTTGAAGACCTGCATGACTTTTATGAAAAGTGCAGGACAGAGTTGGCGCTCATGGAAGGCTCGTACATTCACGGTATCATCACATTCTTTGACATACTTACAGCTCGAGACATTGGAAAGTATGCGCGTAACGAGCATGTCGTTCGAACTTTCGACACGGTAGACCTTTCGGAATACTTTCCGATTTACCAGGATCTGCTGATCGAAAGATTCGACAAAGAAATGAAGCGACAGGTGTTGATGAAGCAAGCTATGGCAGGCCTCAGTCGCATACTCAGGTGCGATGCTGACACCTTCCATGTGCTCTTTTACAACGTCTTCCGTTACCTTGGTACAAAAGATCTACGAAATCTAGTAGACGTTTGa
- the LOC100117539 gene encoding putative ankyrin repeat protein RF_0381 isoform X1, whose amino-acid sequence MTWWTDLKQFISNGDSNGINSMLSQVSVADIRDDHDSNLLHYFTNTDNETIARQLIEAGCDINLKNRYGETPLMTAVESNNLKIAKLLLDAGAIHLNTNFIEEFGPLHMAVWYGFKAMVRILLDAGADANVIDEEYSSPLHLAAKVEPYAAQPCLVPGDSKCNYDIAKMLVDAGADVDAVDYQAISPLHWAVMRGNYDVAGLLLDKGANADVMDDNFVTPLHWSVRDLNIEFVKRLIKAGANVDMVDCHGMTCLHYAVKARFNEMVWLLLSAGATPNCTDGQGYSPLHWAVREESLELVQILLEAGADVNIQDDQDTEGLSALQVAAELGLKDIILLLLSHGADVKAKCNRGCSVLYYAAMCKRINFHVDDELYVELLRLLLDHGAEIGDSSCSVKTSFDSALLYWNEQAVRLFIERGVDLRKCILGNSKSSSLYDAALNNGKSVLKFLVDSGHFNIEQKYGSGLTALHLASFWNKFNCVKFLLKRGANINNNNVFGETPLYSAIQNGHAESVRLLLTYDADVNVKTTRNQTILSAALETSRQDIVLYVVRHIAKVEAQQLRVERENLRLIASFEDLHDFYEKCRTELALMEGSYIHGIITFFDILTARDIGKYARNEHVVRTFDTVDLSEYFPIYQDLLIERFDKEMKRQVLMKQAMAGLSRILRCDADTFHVLFYNVFRYLGTKDLRNLVDV is encoded by the exons ATGACG tgGTGGACTGATTTGAAGCAATTCATCAGCAATGGGGACAGCAATGGTATCAATTCTATGCTGAGCCAAGTTTCGGTGGCAGACATACGCGATGATCACGACAGTAACTTGTTgcattattttacaaacaCTGACAATGAGACTATCGCAAGACAGCTGATTGAAGCAGGCTGCGACATCAATCTCAAAAATCGGTATGGTGAAACACCACTGATGACAGCTGTTGAATCAAACAATCTCAAAATAGCTAAACTACTCCTTGATGCAGGAGCTATTCATCTGAATACAAACTTTATCGAAGAGTTTGGTCCCTTGCACATGGCCGTCTGGTATGGATTCAAGGCTATGGTTCGAATATTACTTGATGCTGGTGCAGATGCAAATGTCATCGATGAAGAGTATTCTAGTCCCTTACATTTGGCTGCTAAAGTGGAACCGTATGCTG cTCAACCTTGCCTCGTTCCAGGGGACAGCAAATGTAATTACGACATTGCAAAGATGTTAGTGGACGCAGGGGCGGACGTGGATGCGGTGGATTATCAGGCGATCAGTCCACTGCACTGGGCAGTAATGCGGGGTAATTACGACGTGGCTGGTCTGCTGTTGGATAAGGGCGCAAACGCCGACGTGATGGATGACAACTTCGTGACTCCGCTGCACTGGTCAGTGCGTGACCTCAATATCGAGTTCGTAAAGCGACTCATCAAGGCTGGGGCTAACGTCGACATGGTCGACTGCCATGGTATGACATGTCTGCACTACGCTGTCAAAGCGCGCTTTAACGAGATGGTCTGGCTGCTGTTGTCTGCTGGAGCAACTCCCAACTGCACCGATGGCCAAGGTTACAGTCCTCTGCACTGGGCTGTACGCGAGGAGAGCTTGGAGTTAGTACAGATTCTGCTGGAAGCTGGTGCTGACGTTAATATTCAAGATGACCAAGATACGGAGGGTCTCTCTGCTCTGCAG GTCGCCGCAGAATTGGGTTTGAAGGACATAATCCTACTACTCTTGAGTCACGGCGCAGACGTAAAGGCCAAGTGCAACCGTGGTTGCAGTGTACTCTACTATGCGGCTATGTGCAAGCGCATCAACTTCCACGTCGACGACGAACTCTACGTTGAACTACTGCGACTACTTCTCGATCATGGCGCGGAGATTGGCGACAGTAGTTGCAGTGTCAAAACTTCTTTTGACAGCGCACTCCTCTACTGGAACGAACAAGCTGTCCGTCTGTTCATAGAACGGGGTGTTGATCTGAGAAAATGCATTCTAGGGAACAGCAAGAGCTCGTCGCTCTACGATGCGGCCCTCAACAACGGCAAAAGCGTGCTTAAGTTCCTCGTCGACAGTGGCCACTTCAACATAGAACAGAAGTACGGTTCAGGGCTCACGGCCCTGCATCTCGCCTCCTTTTGGAATAAGTTCAATTGCGTCAAATTCCTGCTGAAACGCGGCGCAaacatcaacaacaacaatgtGTTCGGCGAGACACCACTCTACTCGGCCATTCAAAATGGGCACGCAGAGTCGGTCCGGTTACTGCTCACGTACGACGCCGATGTCAACGTGAAAACCACCAGGAATCAGACTATTCTCAGTGCAGCCCTCGAGACCAGCAGGCAGGACATCGTCCTTTATGTGGTTAGGCACATAGCTAAGGTCGAGGCACAACAGCTCCGAGTCGAGCGGGAGAACTTGCGACTGATTGCCAGTTTTGAAGACCTGCATGACTTTTATGAAAAGTGCAGGACAGAGTTGGCGCTCATGGAAGGCTCGTACATTCACGGTATCATCACATTCTTTGACATACTTACAGCTCGAGACATTGGAAAGTATGCGCGTAACGAGCATGTCGTTCGAACTTTCGACACGGTAGACCTTTCGGAATACTTTCCGATTTACCAGGATCTGCTGATCGAAAGATTCGACAAAGAAATGAAGCGACAGGTGTTGATGAAGCAAGCTATGGCAGGCCTCAGTCGCATACTCAGGTGCGATGCTGACACCTTCCATGTGCTCTTTTACAACGTCTTCCGTTACCTTGGTACAAAAGATCTACGAAATCTAGTAGACGTTTGa
- the LOC100117539 gene encoding putative ankyrin repeat protein RF_0381 isoform X3 yields the protein MLSQVSVADIRDDHDSNLLHYFTNTDNETIARQLIEAGCDINLKNRYGETPLMTAVESNNLKIAKLLLDAGAIHLNTNFIEEFGPLHMAVWYGFKAMVRILLDAGADANVIDEEYSSPLHLAAKVEPYAAQPCLVPGDSKCNYDIAKMLVDAGADVDAVDYQAISPLHWAVMRGNYDVAGLLLDKGANADVMDDNFVTPLHWSVRDLNIEFVKRLIKAGANVDMVDCHGMTCLHYAVKARFNEMVWLLLSAGATPNCTDGQGYSPLHWAVREESLELVQILLEAGADVNIQDDQDTEGLSALQVAAELGLKDIILLLLSHGADVKAKCNRGCSVLYYAAMCKRINFHVDDELYVELLRLLLDHGAEIGDSSCSVKTSFDSALLYWNEQAVRLFIERGVDLRKCILGNSKSSSLYDAALNNGKSVLKFLVDSGHFNIEQKYGSGLTALHLASFWNKFNCVKFLLKRGANINNNNVFGETPLYSAIQNGHAESVRLLLTYDADVNVKTTRNQTILSAALETSRQDIVLYVVRHIAKVEAQQLRVERENLRLIASFEDLHDFYEKCRTELALMEGSYIHGIITFFDILTARDIGKYARNEHVVRTFDTVDLSEYFPIYQDLLIERFDKEMKRQVLMKQAMAGLSRILRCDADTFHVLFYNVFRYLGTKDLRNLVDV from the exons ATGCTGAGCCAAGTTTCGGTGGCAGACATACGCGATGATCACGACAGTAACTTGTTgcattattttacaaacaCTGACAATGAGACTATCGCAAGACAGCTGATTGAAGCAGGCTGCGACATCAATCTCAAAAATCGGTATGGTGAAACACCACTGATGACAGCTGTTGAATCAAACAATCTCAAAATAGCTAAACTACTCCTTGATGCAGGAGCTATTCATCTGAATACAAACTTTATCGAAGAGTTTGGTCCCTTGCACATGGCCGTCTGGTATGGATTCAAGGCTATGGTTCGAATATTACTTGATGCTGGTGCAGATGCAAATGTCATCGATGAAGAGTATTCTAGTCCCTTACATTTGGCTGCTAAAGTGGAACCGTATGCTG cTCAACCTTGCCTCGTTCCAGGGGACAGCAAATGTAATTACGACATTGCAAAGATGTTAGTGGACGCAGGGGCGGACGTGGATGCGGTGGATTATCAGGCGATCAGTCCACTGCACTGGGCAGTAATGCGGGGTAATTACGACGTGGCTGGTCTGCTGTTGGATAAGGGCGCAAACGCCGACGTGATGGATGACAACTTCGTGACTCCGCTGCACTGGTCAGTGCGTGACCTCAATATCGAGTTCGTAAAGCGACTCATCAAGGCTGGGGCTAACGTCGACATGGTCGACTGCCATGGTATGACATGTCTGCACTACGCTGTCAAAGCGCGCTTTAACGAGATGGTCTGGCTGCTGTTGTCTGCTGGAGCAACTCCCAACTGCACCGATGGCCAAGGTTACAGTCCTCTGCACTGGGCTGTACGCGAGGAGAGCTTGGAGTTAGTACAGATTCTGCTGGAAGCTGGTGCTGACGTTAATATTCAAGATGACCAAGATACGGAGGGTCTCTCTGCTCTGCAG GTCGCCGCAGAATTGGGTTTGAAGGACATAATCCTACTACTCTTGAGTCACGGCGCAGACGTAAAGGCCAAGTGCAACCGTGGTTGCAGTGTACTCTACTATGCGGCTATGTGCAAGCGCATCAACTTCCACGTCGACGACGAACTCTACGTTGAACTACTGCGACTACTTCTCGATCATGGCGCGGAGATTGGCGACAGTAGTTGCAGTGTCAAAACTTCTTTTGACAGCGCACTCCTCTACTGGAACGAACAAGCTGTCCGTCTGTTCATAGAACGGGGTGTTGATCTGAGAAAATGCATTCTAGGGAACAGCAAGAGCTCGTCGCTCTACGATGCGGCCCTCAACAACGGCAAAAGCGTGCTTAAGTTCCTCGTCGACAGTGGCCACTTCAACATAGAACAGAAGTACGGTTCAGGGCTCACGGCCCTGCATCTCGCCTCCTTTTGGAATAAGTTCAATTGCGTCAAATTCCTGCTGAAACGCGGCGCAaacatcaacaacaacaatgtGTTCGGCGAGACACCACTCTACTCGGCCATTCAAAATGGGCACGCAGAGTCGGTCCGGTTACTGCTCACGTACGACGCCGATGTCAACGTGAAAACCACCAGGAATCAGACTATTCTCAGTGCAGCCCTCGAGACCAGCAGGCAGGACATCGTCCTTTATGTGGTTAGGCACATAGCTAAGGTCGAGGCACAACAGCTCCGAGTCGAGCGGGAGAACTTGCGACTGATTGCCAGTTTTGAAGACCTGCATGACTTTTATGAAAAGTGCAGGACAGAGTTGGCGCTCATGGAAGGCTCGTACATTCACGGTATCATCACATTCTTTGACATACTTACAGCTCGAGACATTGGAAAGTATGCGCGTAACGAGCATGTCGTTCGAACTTTCGACACGGTAGACCTTTCGGAATACTTTCCGATTTACCAGGATCTGCTGATCGAAAGATTCGACAAAGAAATGAAGCGACAGGTGTTGATGAAGCAAGCTATGGCAGGCCTCAGTCGCATACTCAGGTGCGATGCTGACACCTTCCATGTGCTCTTTTACAACGTCTTCCGTTACCTTGGTACAAAAGATCTACGAAATCTAGTAGACGTTTGa
- the LOC100117539 gene encoding putative ankyrin repeat protein RF_0381 isoform X4 yields MAVWYGFKAMVRILLDAGADANVIDEEYSSPLHLAAKVEPYAAQPCLVPGDSKCNYDIAKMLVDAGADVDAVDYQAISPLHWAVMRGNYDVAGLLLDKGANADVMDDNFVTPLHWSVRDLNIEFVKRLIKAGANVDMVDCHGMTCLHYAVKARFNEMVWLLLSAGATPNCTDGQGYSPLHWAVREESLELVQILLEAGADVNIQDDQDTEGLSALQVAAELGLKDIILLLLSHGADVKAKCNRGCSVLYYAAMCKRINFHVDDELYVELLRLLLDHGAEIGDSSCSVKTSFDSALLYWNEQAVRLFIERGVDLRKCILGNSKSSSLYDAALNNGKSVLKFLVDSGHFNIEQKYGSGLTALHLASFWNKFNCVKFLLKRGANINNNNVFGETPLYSAIQNGHAESVRLLLTYDADVNVKTTRNQTILSAALETSRQDIVLYVVRHIAKVEAQQLRVERENLRLIASFEDLHDFYEKCRTELALMEGSYIHGIITFFDILTARDIGKYARNEHVVRTFDTVDLSEYFPIYQDLLIERFDKEMKRQVLMKQAMAGLSRILRCDADTFHVLFYNVFRYLGTKDLRNLVDV; encoded by the exons ATGGCCGTCTGGTATGGATTCAAGGCTATGGTTCGAATATTACTTGATGCTGGTGCAGATGCAAATGTCATCGATGAAGAGTATTCTAGTCCCTTACATTTGGCTGCTAAAGTGGAACCGTATGCTG cTCAACCTTGCCTCGTTCCAGGGGACAGCAAATGTAATTACGACATTGCAAAGATGTTAGTGGACGCAGGGGCGGACGTGGATGCGGTGGATTATCAGGCGATCAGTCCACTGCACTGGGCAGTAATGCGGGGTAATTACGACGTGGCTGGTCTGCTGTTGGATAAGGGCGCAAACGCCGACGTGATGGATGACAACTTCGTGACTCCGCTGCACTGGTCAGTGCGTGACCTCAATATCGAGTTCGTAAAGCGACTCATCAAGGCTGGGGCTAACGTCGACATGGTCGACTGCCATGGTATGACATGTCTGCACTACGCTGTCAAAGCGCGCTTTAACGAGATGGTCTGGCTGCTGTTGTCTGCTGGAGCAACTCCCAACTGCACCGATGGCCAAGGTTACAGTCCTCTGCACTGGGCTGTACGCGAGGAGAGCTTGGAGTTAGTACAGATTCTGCTGGAAGCTGGTGCTGACGTTAATATTCAAGATGACCAAGATACGGAGGGTCTCTCTGCTCTGCAG GTCGCCGCAGAATTGGGTTTGAAGGACATAATCCTACTACTCTTGAGTCACGGCGCAGACGTAAAGGCCAAGTGCAACCGTGGTTGCAGTGTACTCTACTATGCGGCTATGTGCAAGCGCATCAACTTCCACGTCGACGACGAACTCTACGTTGAACTACTGCGACTACTTCTCGATCATGGCGCGGAGATTGGCGACAGTAGTTGCAGTGTCAAAACTTCTTTTGACAGCGCACTCCTCTACTGGAACGAACAAGCTGTCCGTCTGTTCATAGAACGGGGTGTTGATCTGAGAAAATGCATTCTAGGGAACAGCAAGAGCTCGTCGCTCTACGATGCGGCCCTCAACAACGGCAAAAGCGTGCTTAAGTTCCTCGTCGACAGTGGCCACTTCAACATAGAACAGAAGTACGGTTCAGGGCTCACGGCCCTGCATCTCGCCTCCTTTTGGAATAAGTTCAATTGCGTCAAATTCCTGCTGAAACGCGGCGCAaacatcaacaacaacaatgtGTTCGGCGAGACACCACTCTACTCGGCCATTCAAAATGGGCACGCAGAGTCGGTCCGGTTACTGCTCACGTACGACGCCGATGTCAACGTGAAAACCACCAGGAATCAGACTATTCTCAGTGCAGCCCTCGAGACCAGCAGGCAGGACATCGTCCTTTATGTGGTTAGGCACATAGCTAAGGTCGAGGCACAACAGCTCCGAGTCGAGCGGGAGAACTTGCGACTGATTGCCAGTTTTGAAGACCTGCATGACTTTTATGAAAAGTGCAGGACAGAGTTGGCGCTCATGGAAGGCTCGTACATTCACGGTATCATCACATTCTTTGACATACTTACAGCTCGAGACATTGGAAAGTATGCGCGTAACGAGCATGTCGTTCGAACTTTCGACACGGTAGACCTTTCGGAATACTTTCCGATTTACCAGGATCTGCTGATCGAAAGATTCGACAAAGAAATGAAGCGACAGGTGTTGATGAAGCAAGCTATGGCAGGCCTCAGTCGCATACTCAGGTGCGATGCTGACACCTTCCATGTGCTCTTTTACAACGTCTTCCGTTACCTTGGTACAAAAGATCTACGAAATCTAGTAGACGTTTGa